The Desulfarculaceae bacterium genome window below encodes:
- a CDS encoding methyltransferase — MNKRLGVYMERRENRISSFALEELIGIHGPVIVGEDAQLAQALAAPLWSRWSKPGRPGTLWPPKGPFAVATLRIPKARRAVEMAVHALASVIDPKGEFYIYGSNDEGIRSVGKLLAPIFEEVEIIACRSKCRLIRAHGVKDLYRTLDHWAEHSHILFDGHSIPWMSYPGLFAKGGIDRASKLLLEGLEVHGSVLDYGCGTGVLSYGVLVLGASRVDALDSDALAIKATQSNVPEVRTHLGDGWHAVGHKGSWDMIVSNPPLHRGISEDYRLLRDFLDGAPERSKCLVLVVQGRIPIRPWLEERYKYVCRIRKSSSFHVWQALH; from the coding sequence ACCAGTTATCGTCGGAGAAGATGCGCAGCTGGCCCAAGCCCTCGCTGCCCCGCTGTGGAGCCGCTGGTCGAAACCAGGCCGCCCTGGAACGCTCTGGCCACCCAAAGGCCCCTTTGCTGTCGCCACATTGAGGATTCCAAAGGCCCGCCGCGCGGTTGAAATGGCAGTGCACGCTTTGGCAAGCGTGATCGATCCAAAAGGAGAATTTTACATATATGGATCCAATGATGAGGGCATTCGATCCGTTGGCAAATTGTTGGCTCCTATATTCGAAGAGGTCGAGATCATTGCATGTCGGAGTAAATGCAGACTTATCCGGGCACATGGGGTAAAGGACTTATACCGCACCCTGGACCATTGGGCCGAACATAGTCATATACTATTTGATGGGCATAGCATTCCATGGATGAGCTATCCTGGCCTATTTGCAAAGGGCGGTATTGATAGGGCTTCAAAGCTTCTGCTTGAAGGATTGGAGGTGCATGGTTCGGTGCTAGATTATGGATGTGGCACTGGCGTGTTATCTTACGGGGTGCTGGTCCTTGGTGCCTCTAGGGTGGATGCGCTCGACTCGGATGCCCTAGCAATCAAAGCAACACAATCCAATGTGCCCGAAGTTAGGACGCATCTCGGTGACGGCTGGCATGCCGTTGGTCATAAAGGATCGTGGGACATGATTGTCAGCAACCCTCCATTGCACAGGGGCATTTCCGAAGACTATCGGCTTCTACGCGATTTCCTTGATGGAGCACCAGAACGCTCAAAGTGTCTTGTACTCGTCGTACAAGGACGAATCCCTATCCGACCCTGGCTGGAGGAACGGTATAAATACGTATGCCGAATTCGAAAGAGTTCCAGCTTTCACGTTTGGCAGGCCTTGCATTAG